The following coding sequences lie in one Takifugu flavidus isolate HTHZ2018 chromosome 4, ASM371156v2, whole genome shotgun sequence genomic window:
- the LOC130524235 gene encoding protein IWS1 homolog produces MISRMKVALEEDRILNSQRKPAVRKLCLLPQVLELIKKSNFVETFIKYGLLTEIKKWISPLHDGCLPALPIRVRLLNLLAELPISDPYLLMHSGIRHTVGILLSHPDETQANKTVIRQLINKWVTEMFGQSLEDRELRREKSMRRDVQPQSQPDSSVEETPPPNPVNSWREDPGTLESGDNRDTEVSGHYSRARLPSLSQKVYTVRPPWNLKSTSGWCPVMQQQAMLAKHKKRMFQKSSSEKKRGKK; encoded by the exons ATGATCAGCAGGATGAAGGTGGCCCTTGAG GAGGACCGGATACTGAACAGCCAGAGAAAGCCAGCAGTGAGAAAACTGTGCCTGCTTCCGCAAGTCTTGGAACTCATCAAGAA ATCAAACTTTGTTGAGACCTTCATCAAGTATGGCCTGTTAACAGAGATCAAAAAGTGGATCAGCCCTCTCCATGACGGGTGCCTCCCAGCACTGCCGATCCGGGTGAGGCTGCTGAATCTTCTGGCAGAG CTGCCCATCTCGGACCCTTATCTTCTGATGCACAGCGGCATCAGACACACTGTCGGCAtcttgctgagtcaccctgaTGAGACCCAAGCCAACAAAACTGTCATTAGGCAACTCATCA aTAAGTGGGTGACTGAAATGTTCGGCCAGTCACTGGAAGATAGGGAGCTGCGGAGAGAGAAAAGTATGAGGAGAGATGTGCAGCCTCAAAGTCAACCGGACAG TTCAGTGGAGGAAACCCCTCCCCCAAACCCAGTGAATTCATGGAGAGAGGACCCAGG AACTCTGGAGTCAGGTGACAATCGTGACACAGAGGTGTCTGGTCACTACAGCAGAGCCCGGCTTCCGTCGCTGTCCCAAAAGGTGTACACTGTGCGGCCTCCGTGGAACCTCAAGAGCACTTCCGGCTGG TGTccagtgatgcagcagcaggcgATGCTTGCTAAACACAAGAAAAGGATGTTCCAGAAATCATCCAGTgagaagaaaagaggcaagAAGTGA